The Panicum hallii strain FIL2 chromosome 9, PHallii_v3.1, whole genome shotgun sequence genome has a window encoding:
- the LOC112874335 gene encoding uncharacterized protein LOC112874335 isoform X3, which translates to MDFATDMDIQREHMKRIPKSELAIICLMNSNPPIPDISESYLDSLLSNFLPSGPFGNGNIINQSNLAQCIPFQKNTTVVLTNDQISPGVWYIGYFHGIGPARTQSKMISRGKARLVSTHITVKGCPTSAFWGPYCNQTVEMIGCSQPSMDNNSRNLLDRNIERRNSWYTREHNRRINILSQRNQLVEKEVGSNVTALVRMDNSVTCSISNNSLCVRQGDMKFYFLDVVNLALQFEITAANFGVIGASLICYLRYNAFPQRDLHDYSGDISHDPLVVKSPNIGRWYIAIETVNKTQMNNTASKPVLDAMCFSLKWQLTGCLNGKTGTNCSWEVYGLQRVPRRSPSVPFESYYIPSDERASLEDSRFYLEQFLSNSSHEQFAWTYFFLDVPQGSAGALIHVQLKSDKELNYELYSKYGGLPSNDIWDYYASRTSSSNGSVYFSLQNSTNSDMDLSIFYAKEGTWCFGVKHPADMANSQTYMSVSLQGCHRNCNQKGVCHSSVDESGLTFYSFCTCDRDHGGFDCSDELVSPNGHIWQSVFLIASNAAAILPAFWALRQKAFAEWILYTSSGISSALYHSCDVGTWCILSFRVLQFLDFWLSFMAVVGTFICMATIDEASKRAMHTAVFILTALLAATGATRSANIGIVVAIGSLGLLMGWLLEFSTARRFICWPWQINLNMPQSWPNFGTLFRNTLEVLNKRFRWIFLLLGFITLSFAATSWKLESNSNYWIWHSMWHITIYTSSFFFLCSMRVNARNRSPESNYELTRQDSLPRSEPRET; encoded by the exons CAGAGGGAGCACATGAAACGCATTCCAAAAAGCGAGCTTGCTATTATCTGTTTGATGAATTCCAACCCTCCTATTCCTGATATATCAGAATCTTATCTGGACAGTTTAT TATCAAACTTTCTCCCATCTGGACCTTTTGGCAATGGCAATATAATTAATCAGTCAAATCTGGCGCAGTGCATACCATTTCAGAAAAACACGACAGTTGTGCTAACAAACGACCAG ATATCTCCAGGGGTATGGTACATTGGGTACTTTCATGGCATCGGCCCTGCTCGCACACAATCAAAGATG ATTAGCCGAGGAAAAGCGCGCTTGGTGAGCACCCACATTACTGTAAAAGGATGCCCTACTTCAGCATTTTGGGGACCCTACTGCAACCAAACTGTTGAAATGATCGGTTGTTCTCAACCTTCAATGGATAATAACTCAAGGAATCTTCTAGATCGGAACATTGAGAGGAGGAACAGTTGGTATACTAGAGAGCACAATAGGCGTATTAATATCCTATCTCAGCGGAACCAATTAGTAGAAAAGGAAGTTGGGTCTAATGTTACAGCCCTGGTGAGAATGGACAACTCAGTCACTTGTTCCATTTCTAATAACTCGTTATGCGTCAGGCAAGGCGACATGAAGTTCTACTTCTTGGATGTAGTCAACCTAGCATTGCAGTTTGAAATTACAGCTGCAAACTTTGGAGTTATAGGGGCATCCTTGATTTGTTACCTGCGGTATAATGCCTTTCCTCAAAGGGATCTGCATGACTATTCAGGTGATATCAGCCACGATCCTTTGGTTGTGAAGTCACCAAATATTGGGCGTTGGTATATTGCTATTGAGACTGTCAATAAAACACAGATGAATAATACAGCATCAAAGCCTGTTCTAGATGCTATGTGTTTCTCATTGAAGTGGCAATTGACTGGATGCTTGAATGGAAAAACTGGAACAAATTGCTCTTGGGAAGTATATGGACTCCAG AGGGTTCCAAGGAGAAGTCCTTCTGTCCCGTTTGAGTCATATTATATTCCTAGTGATGAAAGGGCATCTCTGGAAGATAGCCGCTTCTATTTGGAGCAATTTCTAAGCAACTCATCTCATGAGCAGTTTGCATGGACATATTTCTTTTTGGATGTTCCTCAAGGTTCAGCCGGTGCACTTATCCATGTCCAGCTTAAGTCAGATAAAGAATTGAACTATGAGTTGTACTCGAAATATGGTGGCTTGCCATCAAACGATATTTGGGATTATTATGCGAGTAGGACAAGCAGCAGTAATGGCTCAGTATATTTTTCATTACAGAATTCCACGAATTCAGACATGGATCTATCAATTTTTTATGCTAAAGAGGGAACTTGGTGCTTTGGGGTGAAGCATCCAGCTGATATGGCAAATTCTCAGACATATATGTCAGTATCCCTTCAGGGTTGCCATAGAAATTGCAATCAGAAAGGTGTGTGTCATTCCTCAGTTGATGAAAGTGGACTGACATTCTACAG CTTCTGCACATGTGATCGTGATCACGGTGGGTTTGATTGCAGCGATGAGCTAGTTTCCCCTAATG GGCACATTTGGCAGTCTGTCTTTCTAATCGCCTCAAATGCTGCAGCTATTTTACCTGCCTTCTGGGCCCTCAGGCAAAAG GCATTTGCAGAATGGATTCTTTACACATCTAGTGGAATTTCCAGTGCATTATACCATTCATGTGATGTGGGCACCTGGTGCATTCTATCATTTCGTGTATTACAG TTTTTAGACTTCTGGCTTTCCTTCATGGCTGTTGTGGGTACATTCATATGTATGGCTACAATTGATGAAGCTTCAAAGCGAGCAATGCATACAGCTGTTTTTATCCTTACAGCTCTTTTAGCTGCAACTGGTGCAACAAG GTCTGCAAATATTGGAATCGTCGTTGCGATTGGTTCTCTTGGCCTGCTTATGGGATGGCTTTTGGAATTCTCTACAGCAAGAAGATTTATATGCTGGCCCTGGCAAATTAATCTTAACATGCCTCAAAG TTGGCCAAACTTTGGGACTTTGTTCCGGAATACTCTGGAGGTGTTGAATAAACGCTTCCGTTGGATATTTCTACTTTTGGGTTTCATCACATTATCATTTGCGGCTACGAGCTGGAAGCTGGAATCGAATAGCAACTACTGGATTTGGCACAG CATGTGGCACATAACTATCTATACTTCTTCATTTTTCTTCCTGTGCTCAATGCGTGTGAACGCAAGGAACCGCAGTCCAGAGTCAAACTATGAGTTAACGAGGCAAGACTCGTTGCCGAGGTCAGAACCAAGGGAGACCTAG
- the LOC112874335 gene encoding uncharacterized protein LOC112874335 isoform X2, with translation MRAPMAAARRRRRRRAEAAAAVLVLVMGAGLPGCAAQEGEEVVVASYGQGRLWLKPYDWTYLRVELPPSFSSVTMDFATDMDIREHMKRIPKSELAIICLMNSNPPIPDISESYLDSLLSNFLPSGPFGNGNIINQSNLAQCIPFQKNTTVVLTNDQISPGVWYIGYFHGIGPARTQSKMISRGKARLVSTHITVKGCPTSAFWGPYCNQTVEMIGCSQPSMDNNSRNLLDRNIERRNSWYTREHNRRINILSQRNQLVEKEVGSNVTALVRMDNSVTCSISNNSLCVRQGDMKFYFLDVVNLALQFEITAANFGVIGASLICYLRYNAFPQRDLHDYSGDISHDPLVVKSPNIGRWYIAIETVNKTQMNNTASKPVLDAMCFSLKWQLTGCLNGKTGTNCSWEVYGLQRVPRRSPSVPFESYYIPSDERASLEDSRFYLEQFLSNSSHEQFAWTYFFLDVPQGSAGALIHVQLKSDKELNYELYSKYGGLPSNDIWDYYASRTSSSNGSVYFSLQNSTNSDMDLSIFYAKEGTWCFGVKHPADMANSQTYMSVSLQGCHRNCNQKGVCHSSVDESGLTFYSFCTCDRDHGGFDCSDELVSPNGHIWQSVFLIASNAAAILPAFWALRQKAFAEWILYTSSGISSALYHSCDVGTWCILSFRVLQFLDFWLSFMAVVGTFICMATIDEASKRAMHTAVFILTALLAATGATRSANIGIVVAIGSLGLLMGWLLEFSTARRFICWPWQINLNMPQSWPNFGTLFRNTLEVLNKRFRWIFLLLGFITLSFAATSWKLESNSNYWIWHSMWHITIYTSSFFFLCSMRVNARNRSPESNYELTRQDSLPRSEPRET, from the exons AGGGAGCACATGAAACGCATTCCAAAAAGCGAGCTTGCTATTATCTGTTTGATGAATTCCAACCCTCCTATTCCTGATATATCAGAATCTTATCTGGACAGTTTAT TATCAAACTTTCTCCCATCTGGACCTTTTGGCAATGGCAATATAATTAATCAGTCAAATCTGGCGCAGTGCATACCATTTCAGAAAAACACGACAGTTGTGCTAACAAACGACCAG ATATCTCCAGGGGTATGGTACATTGGGTACTTTCATGGCATCGGCCCTGCTCGCACACAATCAAAGATG ATTAGCCGAGGAAAAGCGCGCTTGGTGAGCACCCACATTACTGTAAAAGGATGCCCTACTTCAGCATTTTGGGGACCCTACTGCAACCAAACTGTTGAAATGATCGGTTGTTCTCAACCTTCAATGGATAATAACTCAAGGAATCTTCTAGATCGGAACATTGAGAGGAGGAACAGTTGGTATACTAGAGAGCACAATAGGCGTATTAATATCCTATCTCAGCGGAACCAATTAGTAGAAAAGGAAGTTGGGTCTAATGTTACAGCCCTGGTGAGAATGGACAACTCAGTCACTTGTTCCATTTCTAATAACTCGTTATGCGTCAGGCAAGGCGACATGAAGTTCTACTTCTTGGATGTAGTCAACCTAGCATTGCAGTTTGAAATTACAGCTGCAAACTTTGGAGTTATAGGGGCATCCTTGATTTGTTACCTGCGGTATAATGCCTTTCCTCAAAGGGATCTGCATGACTATTCAGGTGATATCAGCCACGATCCTTTGGTTGTGAAGTCACCAAATATTGGGCGTTGGTATATTGCTATTGAGACTGTCAATAAAACACAGATGAATAATACAGCATCAAAGCCTGTTCTAGATGCTATGTGTTTCTCATTGAAGTGGCAATTGACTGGATGCTTGAATGGAAAAACTGGAACAAATTGCTCTTGGGAAGTATATGGACTCCAG AGGGTTCCAAGGAGAAGTCCTTCTGTCCCGTTTGAGTCATATTATATTCCTAGTGATGAAAGGGCATCTCTGGAAGATAGCCGCTTCTATTTGGAGCAATTTCTAAGCAACTCATCTCATGAGCAGTTTGCATGGACATATTTCTTTTTGGATGTTCCTCAAGGTTCAGCCGGTGCACTTATCCATGTCCAGCTTAAGTCAGATAAAGAATTGAACTATGAGTTGTACTCGAAATATGGTGGCTTGCCATCAAACGATATTTGGGATTATTATGCGAGTAGGACAAGCAGCAGTAATGGCTCAGTATATTTTTCATTACAGAATTCCACGAATTCAGACATGGATCTATCAATTTTTTATGCTAAAGAGGGAACTTGGTGCTTTGGGGTGAAGCATCCAGCTGATATGGCAAATTCTCAGACATATATGTCAGTATCCCTTCAGGGTTGCCATAGAAATTGCAATCAGAAAGGTGTGTGTCATTCCTCAGTTGATGAAAGTGGACTGACATTCTACAG CTTCTGCACATGTGATCGTGATCACGGTGGGTTTGATTGCAGCGATGAGCTAGTTTCCCCTAATG GGCACATTTGGCAGTCTGTCTTTCTAATCGCCTCAAATGCTGCAGCTATTTTACCTGCCTTCTGGGCCCTCAGGCAAAAG GCATTTGCAGAATGGATTCTTTACACATCTAGTGGAATTTCCAGTGCATTATACCATTCATGTGATGTGGGCACCTGGTGCATTCTATCATTTCGTGTATTACAG TTTTTAGACTTCTGGCTTTCCTTCATGGCTGTTGTGGGTACATTCATATGTATGGCTACAATTGATGAAGCTTCAAAGCGAGCAATGCATACAGCTGTTTTTATCCTTACAGCTCTTTTAGCTGCAACTGGTGCAACAAG GTCTGCAAATATTGGAATCGTCGTTGCGATTGGTTCTCTTGGCCTGCTTATGGGATGGCTTTTGGAATTCTCTACAGCAAGAAGATTTATATGCTGGCCCTGGCAAATTAATCTTAACATGCCTCAAAG TTGGCCAAACTTTGGGACTTTGTTCCGGAATACTCTGGAGGTGTTGAATAAACGCTTCCGTTGGATATTTCTACTTTTGGGTTTCATCACATTATCATTTGCGGCTACGAGCTGGAAGCTGGAATCGAATAGCAACTACTGGATTTGGCACAG CATGTGGCACATAACTATCTATACTTCTTCATTTTTCTTCCTGTGCTCAATGCGTGTGAACGCAAGGAACCGCAGTCCAGAGTCAAACTATGAGTTAACGAGGCAAGACTCGTTGCCGAGGTCAGAACCAAGGGAGACCTAG
- the LOC112874335 gene encoding uncharacterized protein LOC112874335 isoform X1 has product MRAPMAAARRRRRRRAEAAAAVLVLVMGAGLPGCAAQEGEEVVVASYGQGRLWLKPYDWTYLRVELPPSFSSVTMDFATDMDIQREHMKRIPKSELAIICLMNSNPPIPDISESYLDSLLSNFLPSGPFGNGNIINQSNLAQCIPFQKNTTVVLTNDQISPGVWYIGYFHGIGPARTQSKMISRGKARLVSTHITVKGCPTSAFWGPYCNQTVEMIGCSQPSMDNNSRNLLDRNIERRNSWYTREHNRRINILSQRNQLVEKEVGSNVTALVRMDNSVTCSISNNSLCVRQGDMKFYFLDVVNLALQFEITAANFGVIGASLICYLRYNAFPQRDLHDYSGDISHDPLVVKSPNIGRWYIAIETVNKTQMNNTASKPVLDAMCFSLKWQLTGCLNGKTGTNCSWEVYGLQRVPRRSPSVPFESYYIPSDERASLEDSRFYLEQFLSNSSHEQFAWTYFFLDVPQGSAGALIHVQLKSDKELNYELYSKYGGLPSNDIWDYYASRTSSSNGSVYFSLQNSTNSDMDLSIFYAKEGTWCFGVKHPADMANSQTYMSVSLQGCHRNCNQKGVCHSSVDESGLTFYSFCTCDRDHGGFDCSDELVSPNGHIWQSVFLIASNAAAILPAFWALRQKAFAEWILYTSSGISSALYHSCDVGTWCILSFRVLQFLDFWLSFMAVVGTFICMATIDEASKRAMHTAVFILTALLAATGATRSANIGIVVAIGSLGLLMGWLLEFSTARRFICWPWQINLNMPQSWPNFGTLFRNTLEVLNKRFRWIFLLLGFITLSFAATSWKLESNSNYWIWHSMWHITIYTSSFFFLCSMRVNARNRSPESNYELTRQDSLPRSEPRET; this is encoded by the exons CAGAGGGAGCACATGAAACGCATTCCAAAAAGCGAGCTTGCTATTATCTGTTTGATGAATTCCAACCCTCCTATTCCTGATATATCAGAATCTTATCTGGACAGTTTAT TATCAAACTTTCTCCCATCTGGACCTTTTGGCAATGGCAATATAATTAATCAGTCAAATCTGGCGCAGTGCATACCATTTCAGAAAAACACGACAGTTGTGCTAACAAACGACCAG ATATCTCCAGGGGTATGGTACATTGGGTACTTTCATGGCATCGGCCCTGCTCGCACACAATCAAAGATG ATTAGCCGAGGAAAAGCGCGCTTGGTGAGCACCCACATTACTGTAAAAGGATGCCCTACTTCAGCATTTTGGGGACCCTACTGCAACCAAACTGTTGAAATGATCGGTTGTTCTCAACCTTCAATGGATAATAACTCAAGGAATCTTCTAGATCGGAACATTGAGAGGAGGAACAGTTGGTATACTAGAGAGCACAATAGGCGTATTAATATCCTATCTCAGCGGAACCAATTAGTAGAAAAGGAAGTTGGGTCTAATGTTACAGCCCTGGTGAGAATGGACAACTCAGTCACTTGTTCCATTTCTAATAACTCGTTATGCGTCAGGCAAGGCGACATGAAGTTCTACTTCTTGGATGTAGTCAACCTAGCATTGCAGTTTGAAATTACAGCTGCAAACTTTGGAGTTATAGGGGCATCCTTGATTTGTTACCTGCGGTATAATGCCTTTCCTCAAAGGGATCTGCATGACTATTCAGGTGATATCAGCCACGATCCTTTGGTTGTGAAGTCACCAAATATTGGGCGTTGGTATATTGCTATTGAGACTGTCAATAAAACACAGATGAATAATACAGCATCAAAGCCTGTTCTAGATGCTATGTGTTTCTCATTGAAGTGGCAATTGACTGGATGCTTGAATGGAAAAACTGGAACAAATTGCTCTTGGGAAGTATATGGACTCCAG AGGGTTCCAAGGAGAAGTCCTTCTGTCCCGTTTGAGTCATATTATATTCCTAGTGATGAAAGGGCATCTCTGGAAGATAGCCGCTTCTATTTGGAGCAATTTCTAAGCAACTCATCTCATGAGCAGTTTGCATGGACATATTTCTTTTTGGATGTTCCTCAAGGTTCAGCCGGTGCACTTATCCATGTCCAGCTTAAGTCAGATAAAGAATTGAACTATGAGTTGTACTCGAAATATGGTGGCTTGCCATCAAACGATATTTGGGATTATTATGCGAGTAGGACAAGCAGCAGTAATGGCTCAGTATATTTTTCATTACAGAATTCCACGAATTCAGACATGGATCTATCAATTTTTTATGCTAAAGAGGGAACTTGGTGCTTTGGGGTGAAGCATCCAGCTGATATGGCAAATTCTCAGACATATATGTCAGTATCCCTTCAGGGTTGCCATAGAAATTGCAATCAGAAAGGTGTGTGTCATTCCTCAGTTGATGAAAGTGGACTGACATTCTACAG CTTCTGCACATGTGATCGTGATCACGGTGGGTTTGATTGCAGCGATGAGCTAGTTTCCCCTAATG GGCACATTTGGCAGTCTGTCTTTCTAATCGCCTCAAATGCTGCAGCTATTTTACCTGCCTTCTGGGCCCTCAGGCAAAAG GCATTTGCAGAATGGATTCTTTACACATCTAGTGGAATTTCCAGTGCATTATACCATTCATGTGATGTGGGCACCTGGTGCATTCTATCATTTCGTGTATTACAG TTTTTAGACTTCTGGCTTTCCTTCATGGCTGTTGTGGGTACATTCATATGTATGGCTACAATTGATGAAGCTTCAAAGCGAGCAATGCATACAGCTGTTTTTATCCTTACAGCTCTTTTAGCTGCAACTGGTGCAACAAG GTCTGCAAATATTGGAATCGTCGTTGCGATTGGTTCTCTTGGCCTGCTTATGGGATGGCTTTTGGAATTCTCTACAGCAAGAAGATTTATATGCTGGCCCTGGCAAATTAATCTTAACATGCCTCAAAG TTGGCCAAACTTTGGGACTTTGTTCCGGAATACTCTGGAGGTGTTGAATAAACGCTTCCGTTGGATATTTCTACTTTTGGGTTTCATCACATTATCATTTGCGGCTACGAGCTGGAAGCTGGAATCGAATAGCAACTACTGGATTTGGCACAG CATGTGGCACATAACTATCTATACTTCTTCATTTTTCTTCCTGTGCTCAATGCGTGTGAACGCAAGGAACCGCAGTCCAGAGTCAAACTATGAGTTAACGAGGCAAGACTCGTTGCCGAGGTCAGAACCAAGGGAGACCTAG
- the LOC112874335 gene encoding uncharacterized protein LOC112874335 isoform X4 encodes MDFATDMDIREHMKRIPKSELAIICLMNSNPPIPDISESYLDSLLSNFLPSGPFGNGNIINQSNLAQCIPFQKNTTVVLTNDQISPGVWYIGYFHGIGPARTQSKMISRGKARLVSTHITVKGCPTSAFWGPYCNQTVEMIGCSQPSMDNNSRNLLDRNIERRNSWYTREHNRRINILSQRNQLVEKEVGSNVTALVRMDNSVTCSISNNSLCVRQGDMKFYFLDVVNLALQFEITAANFGVIGASLICYLRYNAFPQRDLHDYSGDISHDPLVVKSPNIGRWYIAIETVNKTQMNNTASKPVLDAMCFSLKWQLTGCLNGKTGTNCSWEVYGLQRVPRRSPSVPFESYYIPSDERASLEDSRFYLEQFLSNSSHEQFAWTYFFLDVPQGSAGALIHVQLKSDKELNYELYSKYGGLPSNDIWDYYASRTSSSNGSVYFSLQNSTNSDMDLSIFYAKEGTWCFGVKHPADMANSQTYMSVSLQGCHRNCNQKGVCHSSVDESGLTFYSFCTCDRDHGGFDCSDELVSPNGHIWQSVFLIASNAAAILPAFWALRQKAFAEWILYTSSGISSALYHSCDVGTWCILSFRVLQFLDFWLSFMAVVGTFICMATIDEASKRAMHTAVFILTALLAATGATRSANIGIVVAIGSLGLLMGWLLEFSTARRFICWPWQINLNMPQSWPNFGTLFRNTLEVLNKRFRWIFLLLGFITLSFAATSWKLESNSNYWIWHSMWHITIYTSSFFFLCSMRVNARNRSPESNYELTRQDSLPRSEPRET; translated from the exons AGGGAGCACATGAAACGCATTCCAAAAAGCGAGCTTGCTATTATCTGTTTGATGAATTCCAACCCTCCTATTCCTGATATATCAGAATCTTATCTGGACAGTTTAT TATCAAACTTTCTCCCATCTGGACCTTTTGGCAATGGCAATATAATTAATCAGTCAAATCTGGCGCAGTGCATACCATTTCAGAAAAACACGACAGTTGTGCTAACAAACGACCAG ATATCTCCAGGGGTATGGTACATTGGGTACTTTCATGGCATCGGCCCTGCTCGCACACAATCAAAGATG ATTAGCCGAGGAAAAGCGCGCTTGGTGAGCACCCACATTACTGTAAAAGGATGCCCTACTTCAGCATTTTGGGGACCCTACTGCAACCAAACTGTTGAAATGATCGGTTGTTCTCAACCTTCAATGGATAATAACTCAAGGAATCTTCTAGATCGGAACATTGAGAGGAGGAACAGTTGGTATACTAGAGAGCACAATAGGCGTATTAATATCCTATCTCAGCGGAACCAATTAGTAGAAAAGGAAGTTGGGTCTAATGTTACAGCCCTGGTGAGAATGGACAACTCAGTCACTTGTTCCATTTCTAATAACTCGTTATGCGTCAGGCAAGGCGACATGAAGTTCTACTTCTTGGATGTAGTCAACCTAGCATTGCAGTTTGAAATTACAGCTGCAAACTTTGGAGTTATAGGGGCATCCTTGATTTGTTACCTGCGGTATAATGCCTTTCCTCAAAGGGATCTGCATGACTATTCAGGTGATATCAGCCACGATCCTTTGGTTGTGAAGTCACCAAATATTGGGCGTTGGTATATTGCTATTGAGACTGTCAATAAAACACAGATGAATAATACAGCATCAAAGCCTGTTCTAGATGCTATGTGTTTCTCATTGAAGTGGCAATTGACTGGATGCTTGAATGGAAAAACTGGAACAAATTGCTCTTGGGAAGTATATGGACTCCAG AGGGTTCCAAGGAGAAGTCCTTCTGTCCCGTTTGAGTCATATTATATTCCTAGTGATGAAAGGGCATCTCTGGAAGATAGCCGCTTCTATTTGGAGCAATTTCTAAGCAACTCATCTCATGAGCAGTTTGCATGGACATATTTCTTTTTGGATGTTCCTCAAGGTTCAGCCGGTGCACTTATCCATGTCCAGCTTAAGTCAGATAAAGAATTGAACTATGAGTTGTACTCGAAATATGGTGGCTTGCCATCAAACGATATTTGGGATTATTATGCGAGTAGGACAAGCAGCAGTAATGGCTCAGTATATTTTTCATTACAGAATTCCACGAATTCAGACATGGATCTATCAATTTTTTATGCTAAAGAGGGAACTTGGTGCTTTGGGGTGAAGCATCCAGCTGATATGGCAAATTCTCAGACATATATGTCAGTATCCCTTCAGGGTTGCCATAGAAATTGCAATCAGAAAGGTGTGTGTCATTCCTCAGTTGATGAAAGTGGACTGACATTCTACAG CTTCTGCACATGTGATCGTGATCACGGTGGGTTTGATTGCAGCGATGAGCTAGTTTCCCCTAATG GGCACATTTGGCAGTCTGTCTTTCTAATCGCCTCAAATGCTGCAGCTATTTTACCTGCCTTCTGGGCCCTCAGGCAAAAG GCATTTGCAGAATGGATTCTTTACACATCTAGTGGAATTTCCAGTGCATTATACCATTCATGTGATGTGGGCACCTGGTGCATTCTATCATTTCGTGTATTACAG TTTTTAGACTTCTGGCTTTCCTTCATGGCTGTTGTGGGTACATTCATATGTATGGCTACAATTGATGAAGCTTCAAAGCGAGCAATGCATACAGCTGTTTTTATCCTTACAGCTCTTTTAGCTGCAACTGGTGCAACAAG GTCTGCAAATATTGGAATCGTCGTTGCGATTGGTTCTCTTGGCCTGCTTATGGGATGGCTTTTGGAATTCTCTACAGCAAGAAGATTTATATGCTGGCCCTGGCAAATTAATCTTAACATGCCTCAAAG TTGGCCAAACTTTGGGACTTTGTTCCGGAATACTCTGGAGGTGTTGAATAAACGCTTCCGTTGGATATTTCTACTTTTGGGTTTCATCACATTATCATTTGCGGCTACGAGCTGGAAGCTGGAATCGAATAGCAACTACTGGATTTGGCACAG CATGTGGCACATAACTATCTATACTTCTTCATTTTTCTTCCTGTGCTCAATGCGTGTGAACGCAAGGAACCGCAGTCCAGAGTCAAACTATGAGTTAACGAGGCAAGACTCGTTGCCGAGGTCAGAACCAAGGGAGACCTAG